CGTCGGCGCGCGGGCACCGGGTGAGCGCCGAGGGCTCCAGTCGGCGCTCGGGCATAGAGCTGGCACTGATGGCGGTGGCGCTGATGTTGGCGGCCGCGCTGGCGGTGACCGGCTAGCCGAATCCGGGAGCTGGCATGATGGGAATTCCGACCACTTCCTGCAAAGGAGCAACAGACATGGCCGACGAGCAGGACCTTCCCGAGCAGAAGGACCCGGCTGAATCGGCTCTGCCCGCGGACGGGCCCGCCGAGTCGGCGCCGGCCGAGAAGGCTGAGCCGGTGACGAAGGCGCCCGCGAAGAAGGCCGCCCCGGCCAAGAAGGCTGTACCCGCCAAGAAGGCCCCCGCCAAAAAGGCCGCGCCGGCGAAGAAGGCTGCCCCGGCCAAGAAGGCCGTGCCTGCGAAGAAGGCCCCCGCCAAGAAGGCGCCACCGGTCAAGGCCACCCCGGCGCCGGCGGCTCCCACAGCGATCGCCAAGGTAGCTGCCAAAGAAGTTGCCGCCCAGGCCAAGTCGACTGTCGCGGCCGCGACGCCGGGCCCGGTTGTCGCACCGGCCGTCGGACCCGATCAGTCCCGGCTGCCGCTGGCCGTGGCCGTCGCCGTCGGGCTGCTCGCCGTCATCGTGGTCCTGCTGTCCCGCCGCGGAGACAACCACTCCTGATCCGCACTTGACCCTGACGTGGCGTCAGAGCTCATAGTCGGAGACATGGACGAACGGACCGTCGGCAGTGTCGCCGCACTCACCGGCGTCTCCGTGCGCACTCTGCATCATTACGACCACATCGGGTTGGTGGTGCCGAGCGTGCGGACCGCCGCCGGTTATCGCGGTTACACCGATGCCGACGTGGAGCGGTTGCACCTGGTGCTCGTATACCGCGAGGCCGGGTTACCGCTCGAGGAGATCCGCGTCCTGCTCGACGACCCCGAGGCCGACGAGCTGTCTCTGCTGCGCCGTCAGCACGCGCTGCTACTGGAGCGTGCCGAGGGGCTGCAGCGCACCATCAAGGCAGTGGAGGAACTCATGGACGCACACCGCTCAGGCATCCAATTGACCGCCCAGGAGCAGGTCGAGATATTCGGTACCACCGCATTCGGCACCGACTATGCCGTCGAGGCCGAACAGCGCTGGGGTGAAACCGCGGAGTGGAAGCAGTCCCGGCGGCGCGTCGCGCAGCTGAGCAAGCAGGACTGGATGGATATCAAGGCCGAAGGCGATGCCCTGCTGGCGGATCTGGCCGCGGCCAAGCGGGCCGGGGTCACGGCGGGATCAGCGCAGGCCGACGCGCTGGCCGCCCGGCACCGTGCCGCGATCGAGCGCTTCTACGACTGCGGCGGGCAGATGCACCGGAACTTGGTCGAGATGTACCTCACCGATTCCAGATTCACCGCGTACTACGACGATGTCGAACCGGGGCTGGCCCAGTTCGTGCACGACATCGTCATCGCTAGCATCATGGAATGACTGTCCAGCCCCGCGCCACGGCCGATCTGGTCGACGAGATCTACCCCGACGTCCGCAGCTGTGATCTCCAGTTGCGCAACTACGGTGCACGCGCCGCGTTCGCCGGTCCGATCACCACCGTGCGGTGCTTCCAGGACAACGCGCTGTTGAAGTCGATCCTGTCGACCCCCGGTGACGGCGGCGTCCTGGTGGTCGACGGGAACGGTTCGCTGCACACCGCACTGGTCGGCGATATCATCGCCGGGCTCGCGGCCGACAACGGCTGGGCCGGGGTGATCGTGCACGGCGCGGTGCGGGATGCGGCGGCGCTGCGCACCATCGACGTCGGCATCAAGGCGTTGGGCACCAATCCGCGCAAGGGAACGAAAACCGGTGCCGGAGAACGCGATATCGAAGTCAGCTTCGGTGGCGTGACGTTCGTTCCCGGGGAGATCGCCTACAGCGACGAGGACGGGATTGTGGTCGTCGCCGGAGGCGGCGCATAGGCCCGGTCGCCGGACGCGGCGCATAGGCCCGGTCGCCGGAGGCGGCGCATAGGCCCGGTCGCCGGACGCGGCGCATAAGCCCCGTCGCCCCCGCTACGTAGCGCGAACTGGGCACCTCCCACTGGCGAGCAGACGCGTATCCCCCCCGAAATGTGTTCATTTCGGGGGGGATACGCGTCTGTTGAGGGTCAGGCCGAGACGGCCGCGCGGTGCTTGGTGAACAGCAGCGACTCCTCGTCGACCTTGCCGTACCGGATGGTGCGCAGGTCGATGAAGTAGTTCTGCTTGAGCCGCCACGGCGCCTCCGAACCCGACTTGGGCAGTGTGTCCATGGCCCGGCGGAAGTAGCCA
The sequence above is drawn from the Mycolicibacterium neoaurum VKM Ac-1815D genome and encodes:
- a CDS encoding MerR family transcriptional regulator, translating into MDERTVGSVAALTGVSVRTLHHYDHIGLVVPSVRTAAGYRGYTDADVERLHLVLVYREAGLPLEEIRVLLDDPEADELSLLRRQHALLLERAEGLQRTIKAVEELMDAHRSGIQLTAQEQVEIFGTTAFGTDYAVEAEQRWGETAEWKQSRRRVAQLSKQDWMDIKAEGDALLADLAAAKRAGVTAGSAQADALAARHRAAIERFYDCGGQMHRNLVEMYLTDSRFTAYYDDVEPGLAQFVHDIVIASIME
- the rraA gene encoding ribonuclease E activity regulator RraA; the encoded protein is MTVQPRATADLVDEIYPDVRSCDLQLRNYGARAAFAGPITTVRCFQDNALLKSILSTPGDGGVLVVDGNGSLHTALVGDIIAGLAADNGWAGVIVHGAVRDAAALRTIDVGIKALGTNPRKGTKTGAGERDIEVSFGGVTFVPGEIAYSDEDGIVVVAGGGA